A single Xylanimonas cellulosilytica DSM 15894 DNA region contains:
- the cysD gene encoding sulfate adenylyltransferase subunit CysD, with protein MTSPTVTREQSLLDALESEAIHIIREVVAELERPVLLFSGGKDSMVMLHLAVKAFAPAPVPFPLLHVDTGHNFPEVLAFRDRVADRLRLRLEVARVQEWIDDGRLRERADGTRNPLQTRPLLAAIEEGRFDAVFGGGRRDEEKARAKERIFSLRDEFGQWDPRNQRPELWNLYNGRHRPGEHVRVFPLSNWTELDVWRYVARENIELPGLYYTHERDVFDRDGMLLAVGPYSQPRTAAERASIRSEKVRYRTVGDMSCTGAVQSIALTVDDVLAEVATTRITERGATRADDRMSEAAMEDRKKEGYF; from the coding sequence ATGACGTCCCCCACCGTGACCCGCGAGCAGTCTCTGCTCGACGCCCTCGAGAGCGAGGCCATCCACATCATCCGCGAGGTGGTGGCCGAGCTCGAGCGGCCCGTCCTGCTGTTCTCCGGCGGCAAGGACTCGATGGTGATGCTGCACCTGGCGGTCAAGGCGTTCGCGCCCGCCCCGGTGCCGTTCCCGCTGCTGCACGTGGACACCGGCCACAACTTCCCCGAGGTGCTCGCGTTCCGCGACCGCGTCGCGGACCGGCTGCGCCTGCGCCTGGAGGTGGCGCGCGTGCAGGAGTGGATCGACGACGGCCGCCTGCGCGAACGTGCCGACGGCACGCGCAACCCCCTGCAGACCCGCCCCCTGCTGGCCGCCATCGAGGAGGGCCGGTTCGACGCCGTGTTCGGCGGCGGCCGCCGCGACGAGGAGAAGGCCCGCGCCAAGGAGCGCATCTTCTCCCTGCGTGACGAGTTCGGTCAGTGGGACCCGCGCAACCAGCGCCCCGAGCTGTGGAACCTGTACAACGGCCGGCACCGGCCCGGCGAGCACGTGCGCGTGTTCCCGCTGTCCAACTGGACCGAGCTGGACGTCTGGCGCTACGTGGCCCGCGAGAACATCGAGCTGCCCGGCCTCTACTACACGCACGAGCGCGACGTGTTCGACCGCGACGGCATGCTGCTCGCCGTCGGGCCCTACTCCCAGCCGCGCACCGCGGCCGAGCGGGCGAGCATCCGCTCCGAGAAGGTGCGCTACCGCACCGTCGGCGACATGTCCTGCACGGGCGCCGTCCAGTCGATCGCCCTGACGGTGGACGACGTCCTCGCGGAGGTCGCCACCACCCGCATCACCGAACGCGGAGCCACGCGTGCCGACGACCGCATGTCGGAGGCCGCCATGGAGGACCGCAAGAAGGAGGGGTACTTCTGA
- a CDS encoding DUF456 domain-containing protein encodes MSVLGEVLVGLVILVGLAGIVVQVLPGNVLVLGAVGVWAWMTGGDAWWVLAAAAVVVILAELGQWLLAGRHLRKADVPFRTIGWAGVAGIVGFVVIPVIGLFLFFPAAVYLLEVRRRSDRAAAWAATKAAIQATGITILVQLAGGLLATTIWVLGLIIT; translated from the coding sequence GTGAGCGTGCTCGGCGAGGTCCTCGTCGGGCTCGTGATCCTCGTCGGCCTGGCCGGGATCGTCGTCCAGGTGCTCCCCGGCAACGTCCTGGTGCTCGGCGCCGTCGGCGTGTGGGCCTGGATGACCGGCGGTGACGCGTGGTGGGTGCTCGCCGCGGCCGCCGTCGTCGTGATCCTGGCCGAGCTGGGGCAGTGGCTGCTGGCCGGGCGGCACCTGCGCAAGGCGGACGTGCCGTTCCGGACGATCGGCTGGGCCGGCGTCGCCGGGATCGTCGGGTTCGTGGTGATCCCGGTGATCGGGCTCTTCCTGTTCTTCCCGGCCGCCGTCTACCTCCTGGAGGTGCGCCGGCGGTCGGACCGCGCGGCCGCCTGGGCCGCGACCAAGGCGGCGATCCAGGCGACGGGCATCACCATCCTGGTCCAGCTCGCCGGCGGCCTGCTGGCCACGACGATCTGGGTCCTCGGGCTGATCATCACGTAG
- the pcrA gene encoding DNA helicase PcrA has translation MTSLFEHLPLPGFGAAVSDDSARLPSTAPRWDAWEEGKAAGAPDWVRDAASAVGPRPDDDEAPRSGPYAHLDPEALLDGLNPQQRAAVEHHGSPLLIVAGAGSGKTRVLTHRIAYLLATGRARAGEILAITFTNKAAAEMRERVEHLVGPAASRMWVSTFHSACVRILRREYKVLGLRSSFSIYDAADSQRLVTLVTRELNLDPKKYPARGLSNRISDLKNELVTPEDYAEQGEKDPVLADVYTRYQARLQQASALDFDDIIMTTVHLLQAFPNVAEHYRRRFRHVLVDEYQDTNHAQYVLVKELVGGVVSTGSTTGGGSTTGGGSTTGGGSTAGGGSTAGGDLEPGELTVVGDADQSIYAFRGATIRNIQEFEQDYRDATTILLEQNYRSTQTILSAANAVISRNADRKPKRLWTAAGAGARIVGYVADDEHQEARFVAEEIDRLGDSDGVRPGDVAIFYRTNAQSRSLEEVLVRVGLPYKVVGGTRFYERREIKDAIAYLRALANPDDDVNLRRVLNVPKRGLGERAEALVAGLAERERISFGAALDRAEDVPGMSTRTLNPLRGFRDLMRGLRALVEAGEPPAAILGAVLDRTGYLAELRASDDPQDASRVENLAELHAVATEFSQTDPEGSLVDFLERVSLVADSDQIPDEDVADGEAEQEPKVDQGVVTLMTLHTAKGLEFPVVFLTGMEDGTFPHMRSLHDDAELAEERRLAYVGITRARERLYLSRAGMRSAWGMSNEMPPSRFLTDVPEDLWDWRRKESSTQYLRGGGSAWGARGSGAYGSGARGSSWGERASSSGSGAGGSGYGPSRIGRPKNASTESTGARFGSATPRTDAEIPSLAVGDRVTHDAYGLGKVVSVEGTGPNAVAKIDFGTDGTKRLLLRYSPVTKL, from the coding sequence ATGACCTCACTCTTCGAACACCTGCCCCTGCCCGGGTTCGGCGCCGCCGTGTCCGACGACTCTGCTCGCCTGCCGTCCACCGCTCCGCGCTGGGACGCCTGGGAGGAGGGCAAGGCCGCCGGCGCCCCCGACTGGGTGCGGGACGCCGCCTCCGCCGTCGGGCCCAGGCCCGACGACGACGAGGCGCCGCGGTCGGGGCCCTACGCGCACCTCGACCCCGAGGCGTTGCTCGACGGGCTCAACCCGCAGCAGCGGGCCGCCGTCGAGCACCACGGGTCGCCGCTGCTCATCGTGGCCGGAGCCGGCTCGGGCAAGACGCGCGTGCTGACGCACCGCATCGCGTACCTGCTCGCGACCGGGCGGGCGCGGGCGGGGGAGATCCTCGCGATCACGTTCACCAACAAGGCCGCCGCGGAGATGCGCGAGCGGGTCGAGCACCTGGTGGGGCCCGCGGCGTCGCGCATGTGGGTCTCGACGTTCCACTCGGCGTGCGTGCGGATCCTGCGGCGCGAGTACAAGGTGCTCGGGCTGCGGTCCAGCTTCTCGATCTACGACGCCGCGGACAGCCAGCGGCTGGTGACGCTCGTGACGCGCGAGCTCAACCTGGACCCCAAGAAGTACCCGGCGCGCGGGTTGTCGAACCGGATCAGCGACCTGAAGAACGAGCTGGTCACGCCTGAGGACTACGCCGAGCAGGGGGAGAAGGATCCCGTCCTCGCCGACGTCTACACGCGCTACCAGGCACGCCTCCAGCAGGCCAGCGCGCTCGACTTCGACGACATCATCATGACGACGGTGCACCTGCTCCAGGCGTTCCCGAACGTCGCCGAGCACTACCGCCGCCGGTTCCGGCACGTGCTCGTCGACGAGTACCAGGACACCAACCACGCGCAGTACGTGCTGGTCAAGGAGCTGGTCGGTGGGGTGGTTTCGACAGGCTCAACCACCGGGGGCGGCTCAACCACCGGGGGCGGCTCAACCACTGGCGGCGGCTCAACCGCTGGTGGTGGCTCGACCGCCGGGGGCGACCTGGAGCCCGGTGAGCTCACCGTCGTCGGCGATGCCGACCAGTCCATCTATGCGTTCCGCGGGGCGACGATCCGCAACATCCAGGAGTTCGAGCAGGACTACCGGGACGCCACGACCATCCTGCTCGAGCAGAACTACCGCTCCACGCAGACCATCCTGTCCGCGGCCAACGCCGTCATCAGCCGCAACGCGGACCGCAAGCCCAAGCGGCTGTGGACGGCGGCCGGCGCGGGCGCGCGGATCGTCGGATACGTCGCCGACGACGAGCACCAGGAGGCCCGCTTCGTCGCCGAGGAGATCGACCGTCTCGGCGACTCCGACGGCGTGCGCCCGGGCGACGTCGCGATCTTCTACCGCACCAACGCGCAGTCGCGGTCGCTGGAGGAGGTGCTGGTCCGTGTCGGCCTGCCGTACAAGGTGGTGGGCGGCACGCGGTTCTACGAGCGCCGCGAGATCAAGGACGCCATCGCCTACCTGCGCGCCCTGGCCAACCCCGACGACGACGTGAACCTGCGCCGGGTGCTCAACGTGCCCAAGCGCGGGCTGGGGGAGCGCGCGGAGGCGCTGGTCGCAGGTCTCGCGGAGCGGGAGCGCATCTCGTTCGGCGCCGCGCTCGACCGGGCCGAGGACGTGCCCGGCATGTCGACGCGCACGCTCAACCCGTTGCGCGGGTTCCGCGACCTGATGCGCGGCCTGCGCGCGCTGGTCGAGGCGGGGGAACCGCCCGCGGCGATCCTCGGTGCGGTGCTCGACCGCACCGGGTACCTCGCGGAGCTGCGCGCGTCCGACGACCCGCAGGACGCGTCCCGCGTCGAGAACCTCGCCGAGCTGCACGCGGTGGCCACCGAGTTCTCCCAGACCGATCCCGAGGGGTCGCTCGTCGACTTCCTGGAGCGGGTCTCGCTCGTCGCGGACTCCGACCAGATCCCCGACGAGGACGTCGCCGACGGCGAGGCCGAGCAGGAGCCCAAGGTCGACCAGGGCGTCGTCACGCTCATGACCCTGCACACCGCCAAGGGCCTGGAGTTCCCCGTCGTCTTCCTCACCGGCATGGAGGACGGCACCTTCCCGCACATGCGGTCGCTGCACGACGACGCGGAGCTGGCCGAGGAGCGTCGGCTCGCCTACGTGGGCATCACGCGGGCGCGCGAGCGGCTCTACCTCTCGCGCGCGGGCATGCGCTCCGCGTGGGGGATGTCGAACGAGATGCCGCCGTCACGGTTCCTGACCGACGTGCCCGAAGACCTGTGGGACTGGCGGCGCAAGGAGTCCTCGACGCAGTACCTGCGCGGCGGCGGGTCGGCGTGGGGGGCGCGCGGGTCCGGCGCGTACGGGTCGGGCGCGCGCGGGTCGTCGTGGGGCGAGCGCGCGTCGTCGTCGGGCTCCGGAGCGGGCGGGTCCGGCTACGGGCCCAGCCGCATCGGGCGGCCCAAGAACGCGAGCACCGAGAGCACCGGTGCGAGGTTCGGCAGCGCCACCCCGCGCACGGACGCGGAGATCCCGTCGCTGGCGGTGGGCGACCGGGTGACCCACGACGCGTACGGGCTCGGCAAGGTCGTCTCGGTCGAGGGGACGGGCCCGAACGCGGTGGCGAAGATCGACTTCGGCACGGACGGCACGAAGCGCCTGCTGCTGCGCTACTCGCCGGTCACGAAGCTCTAG
- a CDS encoding phosphoadenylyl-sulfate reductase — MKRSEAELRAIAARGAAELGGSGVGADDEATAEQVVAWVARELGGDLATVACSMADAVLPHVVARALPFVDVLFLDTGYHFPETVGTRDAVATTMDVTVVDVLPRLTVSAQDAEHGKDLWARDPAACCAMRKVEPLSRTLAGYEVWFTGVRRDEAPTRTGTPLVTYDEKNGLIKVNPLAAWSSDDLFGYAARHGVPLNPLLDDGYPSIGCAPCTHRVAPGADPRSGRWSGFDKTECGLHT; from the coding sequence ATCAAGCGCTCCGAGGCGGAGCTGCGCGCGATCGCCGCACGCGGTGCGGCCGAGCTCGGCGGCTCGGGCGTCGGGGCCGACGACGAGGCCACGGCCGAGCAGGTCGTGGCCTGGGTGGCGCGCGAGCTGGGCGGCGACCTGGCCACCGTCGCGTGCTCGATGGCCGACGCCGTCCTGCCGCACGTGGTCGCCCGTGCGCTGCCCTTCGTCGACGTGCTGTTCCTCGACACCGGCTACCACTTCCCGGAGACGGTGGGGACGCGCGACGCCGTCGCCACGACCATGGACGTCACCGTCGTCGACGTGCTGCCGCGGCTCACGGTGAGCGCGCAGGACGCCGAGCACGGCAAGGACCTGTGGGCGCGCGACCCGGCGGCCTGCTGCGCGATGCGCAAGGTCGAGCCGCTCAGCCGCACCCTGGCGGGCTACGAGGTGTGGTTCACGGGGGTGCGCCGCGACGAGGCCCCGACCCGCACGGGCACCCCGCTGGTCACCTACGACGAGAAGAACGGGCTGATCAAGGTCAACCCGCTGGCCGCGTGGAGCAGCGACGACCTGTTCGGCTACGCCGCCCGCCACGGCGTCCCGCTCAACCCGCTGCTCGACGACGGCTACCCCTCGATCGGCTGCGCACCGTGCACGCACCGCGTCGCACCGGGCGCGGACCCCCGCTCGGGCCGCTGGTCCGGCTTCGACAAGACCGAGTGCGGTCTGCACACGTGA
- a CDS encoding sulfate adenylyltransferase subunit 1 yields MTTTYALVDPTSVVEPVETTTTLLRIATAGSVDDGKSTLVGRLLFDSKSVLTDQLDAVERVSRDKGYETADLALLTDGLRAEREQGITIDVAYRYFATATRSFILADCPGHVQYTRNTVTGASTADVVVLLIDARKGLLEQTRRHLAVAALLRVPHVVVAVNKIDLVGWSQDRFEEIAADLRTAAAALGVGTAGVADVHAVPVSALLGDNVVERSANTPWYDGPSLLDLLEVLPAADTADDTAPFRLAVQHVVRPQTGEDRYRDYRGYAGQVASGVVRPGDAVVVLPSGHRTTVAGVDTADSLAAGLDTLPAAFAPQSVTIRLADELDVAHGDLIAAADGAPVPTQDVVATLAWLSDKPVSARSVVLLKHGTRTVKAQVREIAGRLDLDSLGTTEKAALAPATSLELNDLGRVTLRLAAPVPVEPYARARRTGAFLLIDPDDGATLAAGMVDGS; encoded by the coding sequence ATGACGACGACGTACGCGCTGGTCGATCCCACTTCGGTGGTTGAGCCTGTCGAAACCACCACCACCCTGCTGCGTATCGCCACCGCGGGCTCGGTCGACGACGGCAAGTCCACCCTCGTGGGCCGCCTGCTGTTCGACTCGAAGTCGGTGCTGACCGACCAGCTCGACGCCGTCGAGCGCGTCAGCCGCGACAAGGGCTACGAGACGGCCGACCTCGCGCTGCTCACCGACGGCCTGCGCGCCGAGCGGGAGCAGGGCATCACGATCGACGTCGCATACCGGTACTTCGCCACCGCGACGCGCAGCTTCATCCTCGCCGACTGCCCCGGGCACGTGCAGTACACGCGCAACACGGTCACCGGCGCCTCGACCGCCGACGTCGTCGTGCTGCTCATCGACGCCCGCAAGGGCCTGCTGGAGCAGACCCGGCGGCACCTCGCCGTCGCCGCGCTGCTGCGGGTGCCGCACGTCGTCGTCGCGGTCAACAAGATCGACCTGGTCGGCTGGTCCCAGGACCGGTTCGAGGAGATCGCCGCGGACCTGCGCACCGCCGCCGCCGCGCTGGGGGTCGGGACCGCGGGCGTCGCCGACGTGCACGCCGTCCCCGTCTCGGCGCTGCTCGGCGACAACGTCGTCGAGCGGTCCGCGAACACGCCCTGGTACGACGGGCCGAGCCTGCTCGACCTGCTCGAGGTGCTCCCGGCCGCCGACACGGCCGACGACACCGCACCGTTCCGCCTGGCCGTCCAGCACGTGGTGCGCCCCCAGACGGGCGAGGACCGCTACCGGGACTATCGCGGCTACGCGGGCCAGGTCGCCTCCGGGGTCGTCCGCCCCGGGGACGCCGTCGTCGTCCTGCCCAGCGGCCACCGGACGACGGTGGCCGGCGTCGACACCGCCGACTCGCTCGCGGCCGGGCTCGACACGCTGCCCGCGGCGTTCGCGCCGCAGTCGGTGACGATCCGGCTGGCCGACGAGCTCGACGTCGCGCACGGCGACCTGATCGCCGCGGCCGACGGCGCACCGGTCCCCACGCAGGACGTCGTCGCGACGCTCGCGTGGCTGTCCGACAAGCCCGTGTCCGCCCGCAGCGTCGTGCTGCTCAAGCACGGCACGCGCACCGTCAAGGCGCAGGTGCGCGAGATCGCGGGCCGGCTCGACCTCGACTCGCTCGGCACCACCGAGAAGGCCGCCCTCGCGCCGGCCACGAGCCTCGAGCTCAACGACCTCGGCCGGGTCACGCTGCGCCTCGCGGCGCCCGTGCCCGTCGAGCCCTACGCCCGGGCGCGCCGTACCGGCGCGTTCCTGCTCATCGACCCCGACGACGGCGCCACCCTCGCCGCCGGCATGGTCGACGGCTCCTGA
- a CDS encoding YeiH family protein: MSTTKTQASLESSVVQAGARPGPAYAVVGLALLLGLAWLARFLADGVPVWLEDTALAGVAKSVEYPVYAIALGLLGNLALSLAGVRDRLAAAFRTELFIKLGLVLLGATINFASIAKAGGPGILQAVLLISLVFGFTWWLGGKLGVDDKLRALLASAVSICGVSAAISAAGAVQAKKEQLAYAASLVIIFALPSIFILPPLAEALNLTPAVAGAWIGGNIDTTAAVTASAAIAGDEVLQVAAIVKSSQNVLIGVVAFLLTLYFAFKVERKGPGAAAAPKVGELWTRFPKFVLGFVLASLVATLYIANVGSDAAAPDIAVLKSLSTIFFIIAFTSIGLEFRVSGIREAGWRPLAVFGSAAVFNLIAGLALASLLFANVEL; this comes from the coding sequence GTGAGCACCACGAAGACCCAGGCCTCCCTCGAGAGCTCCGTCGTCCAGGCCGGCGCCCGCCCCGGCCCCGCCTACGCCGTCGTCGGCCTCGCCCTCCTGCTGGGCCTCGCCTGGCTGGCCCGCTTCCTCGCGGACGGCGTGCCGGTCTGGCTCGAGGACACCGCCCTGGCCGGCGTCGCCAAGTCCGTCGAGTACCCCGTCTACGCCATCGCGCTGGGCCTGCTCGGCAACCTCGCGCTCTCGCTCGCAGGGGTGCGCGACCGGCTCGCCGCCGCGTTCCGCACCGAGCTGTTCATCAAGCTCGGCCTGGTGCTGCTCGGCGCGACGATCAACTTCGCGTCCATCGCCAAGGCCGGCGGCCCCGGCATCCTGCAGGCCGTCCTGCTCATCAGCCTGGTCTTCGGGTTCACCTGGTGGCTGGGCGGCAAGCTGGGCGTCGACGACAAGCTGCGCGCCCTGCTCGCCTCGGCCGTCTCCATCTGCGGCGTGAGCGCCGCGATCAGCGCGGCCGGCGCGGTCCAGGCGAAGAAGGAGCAGCTCGCCTACGCCGCCAGCCTGGTCATCATCTTCGCCCTCCCGTCGATCTTCATCCTGCCGCCGCTCGCCGAGGCCCTGAACCTCACGCCGGCCGTCGCCGGCGCCTGGATCGGCGGCAACATCGACACCACCGCCGCCGTCACGGCGTCGGCCGCCATCGCGGGCGACGAGGTGCTCCAGGTCGCGGCCATCGTCAAGAGCTCGCAGAACGTGCTCATCGGCGTCGTCGCGTTCCTGCTGACCCTGTACTTCGCCTTCAAGGTGGAGCGCAAGGGCCCCGGCGCAGCCGCCGCCCCCAAGGTGGGCGAGCTGTGGACCCGGTTCCCGAAGTTCGTGCTCGGCTTCGTGCTCGCGTCGCTCGTCGCGACGCTGTACATCGCCAACGTGGGGTCGGACGCCGCGGCACCCGACATCGCCGTCCTCAAGTCCCTCAGCACGATCTTCTTCATCATCGCCTTCACCTCCATCGGCCTGGAGTTCCGGGTCTCGGGGATCCGCGAGGCGGGCTGGCGTCCGCTCGCGGTCTTCGGCTCGGCGGCGGTGTTCAACCTGATCGCAGGCCTGGCGCTGGCCAGCCTGCTGTTCGCGAACGTCGAGCTCTAG
- a CDS encoding nitrite/sulfite reductase, which yields MTITGENRSAVRPPRGGGRPNGQWKVDGTEPLNANEVFKQESAPLGVRERIESIYAREGFDSIPGDDLHGRFRWWGLYTQRKPGIDGGRTATLEPHELEDRYFMLRVRTDGQALTPQALRVLGGISADFARGSADITDRQNIQYHWIAIEDVPEIWRRLDTVGLETTTACGDSPRGFLGSPVAGIAADEIIDPTPVILEIKRRYIGDPELANLPRKFKTAITGHPSLDVVHEINDISLVGVVHPELGPGYDLWVGGALSTTPRLGERLGVFVTEEQAPDVWHGVIRIFRDYGYRRLRNKARLKFLLADWGTEKFRQVLEAEYLGFALPDGPPPAPPTRPGDHVGVHEQKDGRFYVGAAPVVGRVGGNTLTGLADLVESVGAQSARLTAHQKVVVLGVPADRVDELVAGLEPLGLTARPSLVRRSTMACTGIEFCKLAIVDTKDTAAAAITRLEERAGDVLAALDTKLEINVNGCPNSCARIQTADIGFKGQLVMSDDGEQVPGFQVHLGGGLATSDRPDAGLGRTVRGLKVTSDDLADYVEKVVRRFAADREDGETFAHWAHRADEEALR from the coding sequence ATGACGATCACAGGCGAGAACCGTTCGGCCGTCCGCCCTCCCCGTGGGGGCGGCCGGCCGAACGGCCAGTGGAAGGTGGACGGCACGGAGCCGCTCAACGCCAACGAGGTCTTCAAGCAGGAGTCCGCTCCGCTCGGGGTCCGCGAGCGCATCGAGTCGATCTATGCCCGCGAGGGCTTCGACTCGATCCCGGGCGACGACCTGCACGGCCGGTTCCGCTGGTGGGGCCTGTACACCCAGCGCAAGCCGGGGATCGACGGCGGTCGCACCGCGACGCTGGAGCCGCACGAGCTCGAGGACCGCTACTTCATGCTGCGGGTCCGCACCGACGGTCAGGCCCTGACGCCGCAGGCGTTGCGGGTGCTGGGTGGCATCTCGGCCGACTTCGCCCGCGGCTCGGCGGACATCACCGACCGCCAGAACATCCAGTACCACTGGATCGCCATCGAGGACGTCCCCGAGATCTGGCGTCGCCTCGACACGGTGGGCCTGGAGACGACGACGGCGTGCGGCGACTCCCCGCGCGGGTTCCTCGGCAGCCCGGTGGCCGGCATCGCGGCGGACGAGATCATCGACCCGACCCCCGTGATCCTGGAGATCAAGCGCCGCTACATCGGTGACCCGGAGCTGGCCAACCTGCCGCGCAAGTTCAAGACGGCGATCACCGGTCACCCGTCGCTCGACGTCGTGCACGAGATCAACGACATCTCGCTCGTGGGCGTCGTCCACCCCGAGCTGGGTCCGGGCTACGACCTGTGGGTGGGCGGTGCGCTGTCGACGACGCCGCGCCTCGGTGAGCGCCTCGGGGTGTTCGTCACCGAGGAGCAGGCGCCGGACGTGTGGCACGGCGTCATCCGCATCTTCCGCGACTACGGCTACCGCCGGCTGCGCAACAAGGCCCGCCTGAAGTTCCTGCTGGCCGACTGGGGTACCGAGAAGTTCCGCCAGGTGCTGGAGGCGGAGTACCTGGGCTTCGCCCTGCCCGACGGCCCTCCGCCGGCACCGCCGACCCGCCCGGGCGACCACGTGGGCGTGCACGAGCAGAAGGACGGCCGGTTCTACGTGGGCGCGGCCCCCGTGGTCGGCCGCGTGGGCGGCAACACGCTGACCGGGCTCGCGGACCTCGTCGAGTCCGTGGGCGCACAGAGCGCCCGCCTCACCGCGCACCAGAAGGTCGTCGTCCTGGGCGTTCCCGCGGACCGCGTGGACGAGCTGGTCGCGGGCCTGGAGCCGCTGGGCCTGACGGCCCGCCCCAGCCTGGTGCGCCGGTCCACGATGGCGTGCACGGGCATCGAGTTCTGCAAGCTCGCGATCGTCGACACCAAGGACACGGCGGCCGCCGCGATCACCCGGCTCGAGGAGCGTGCCGGCGACGTCCTGGCGGCGCTGGACACCAAGCTCGAGATCAACGTCAACGGCTGCCCGAACTCCTGCGCCCGCATCCAGACGGCGGACATCGGCTTCAAGGGCCAGCTCGTGATGTCCGACGACGGCGAGCAGGTCCCGGGCTTCCAGGTGCACCTGGGCGGCGGCCTGGCGACGTCGGACCGGCCGGACGCCGGACTGGGCCGCACGGTGCGCGGGCTCAAGGTCACCTCGGACGACCTGGCCGACTACGTCGAGAAGGTCGTGCGCCGCTTCGCCGCGGACCGCGAGGACGGCGAGACGTTCGCCCACTGGGCGCACCGGGCGGACGAGGAGGCGTTGCGGTGA